A stretch of the Hippocampus zosterae strain Florida chromosome 18, ASM2543408v3, whole genome shotgun sequence genome encodes the following:
- the fubp3 gene encoding far upstream element-binding protein 3 isoform X1 has translation MMMAELVQGQASVAQPGTKDDFADTIRRVRQMAAKMGGEQMPNLHSPSPVIDPSLYGFGGQKRTMDNGVGNHLGAMVHQRALTTEDFKVPDKMVGFIIGKGGEQISRIQLESGCKIQIASDSGGMLDRPCTLTGSPENIEQAKRLLSEIVEQCRYGPGFHCEMDGNGAIQQMLIPANKVGLVIGKGGETIKQLQERTGVQMIMIQDDPMPTGADKPLRITGDPHKVQQARELVVKLIRDKDQGDFRVGRADFGSKMGGSSLDVVVPRFAVGIIIGRNGEMIKKIQTDAGVRIQFKQDDGVSPDRVAQVMGQPDHCHHAVHLINELVQTAQERDGFGGVMGRRSRSDCNMGSGLGGLQEVTYAVPADKCGLVIGKGGETIKNIKEQSRAHVELQRNPPPNTDPNVRIFSIRGTPQQLEKARQLIDERIGAPGLGGNGSFGLNPYNQGAATPPQHGPQTFMTGGWGTTFQIWQPPGQQDHSHNGSQTGQMDWEQYYKKLGQQSQQAQSAPPEYNKAWGQSSNPGSQQASNPDFNAWVDFYRQPMAYFNQGAQQTQAPGLHDH, from the exons ATGATGATGGCGGAGCTGGTTCAGGGACAGGCCTCGGTGGCTCAGCCCGGAACGAAAGATGACTTCGCAGACACGATACGCCGAGTGCGACAG ATGGCCGCCAAGATGGGAGGAGAGCAGATGCCAAACCTTCACAGCCCCTCACCAGTCATCGACCCCTCCCTCTATGGCTTCGGAGGCCAGAAACGCACGATGGACAATGGAG TTGGCAACCATCTTGGTGCAATGGTACATCAAAG GGCTCTCACGACAGAAGACTTCAAAGTGCCTGATAAAATGGTGGGATTCA TCattggaaaaggaggagagcaGATTTCAAGAATCCAGCTGGAATCCGGCTGTAAAATCCAGATAGCGTCAG ACAGTGGAGGTATGTTGGACAGGCCCTGCACGCTGACCGGCAGTCCCGAGAACATTGA gCAGGCCAAGAGGCTGCTAAGTGAAATTGTGGAGCAGTGTCGCTACGGTCCGGGCTTCCACTGCGAGATGGACGGCAACGGGGCCATCCAGCAGATGTTAATCCCCGCCAACAAAGTGGGCCTGGTGATCGGCAAGGGGGGAGAGaccatcaaacagctgcag GAGAGAACGGGAGTACAAATGATTATGATCCAGGATGACCCCATGCCCACTGGTGCAGACAAGCCCCTGAGAATAACTGGAGACCCCCACAAAGTACAG caagcACGTGAACTTGTGGTCAAGCTAATCAGGGATAAGGACCAAGGAGATTTTCGGGTTGGCAGGGCCGACTTTGGATCCAAAATGGGTGGAAGCAGTCTGGAT GTGGTGGTGCCCAGATTTGCAGTCGGCATCATCATTGGCAGGAACGGCGAGATGATCAAGAAGATTCAGACCGACGCCGGGGTCAGGATCCAGTTCAAACAAG ATGATGGAGTCAGCCCAGACCGTGTTGCCCAGGTGATGGGCCAGCCTGACCACTGCCACCACGCCGTGCATCTCATCAATGAGCTGGTTCAAACTGCCCAG GAGCGAGATGGCTTTGGGGGGGTGATGGGACGCCGTAGCCGAAGTGACTGTAACATGGGCAGCGGTCTCGGAGGGCTACAGGAAGTGACGTATGCCGTACCCGCCGATAAGTGCGGCCTGGTGATtggcaaag GCGGCGAAACCATCAAGAATATCAAAGAGCAGTCCCGCGCCCACGTTGAGCTGCAAAGAAACCCGCCGCCCAACACTGACCCCAACGTGCGCATCTTTTCCATCCGAGGCACCCCGCAGCAGCTGGAAAAGGCTCGGCAGCTGATCGACGAGAGAATTGGG GCTCCCGGGCTGGGAGGAAACGGCAGCTTCGGCTTGAATCCCTACAACCAAGGAGCCGCCACTCCTCCTCAGCA CGGCCCTCAAACGTTCATGACTGGAGGATGGGGGACAACTTTCCAGATCTGGCAGCCTCCTGGCCAACAGGACCATA GTCACAATGGATCCCAGACGGGCCAGATGGACTGGGAGCAGTATTACAAAAAGCTTG GTCAGCAAAGCCAGCAAGCTCAGAGCGCCCCTCCCGAATACAACAAAGCCTGGG GACAAAGTTCGAATCCTGGCTCTCAGCAGGCTTCCAATCCAGACTTCAACGCCTGGGTGGACTTCTACAGGCAGCCCATGGCCTACTTCAACCAGGGCGCCCAGCAGACTCAAGCGCCGGGCCTTCAT GATCACTAG
- the fubp3 gene encoding far upstream element-binding protein 3 isoform X2, which produces MVGFIIGKGGEQISRIQLESGCKIQIASDSGGMLDRPCTLTGSPENIEQAKRLLSEIVEQCRYGPGFHCEMDGNGAIQQMLIPANKVGLVIGKGGETIKQLQERTGVQMIMIQDDPMPTGADKPLRITGDPHKVQQARELVVKLIRDKDQGDFRVGRADFGSKMGGSSLDVVVPRFAVGIIIGRNGEMIKKIQTDAGVRIQFKQDDGVSPDRVAQVMGQPDHCHHAVHLINELVQTAQERDGFGGVMGRRSRSDCNMGSGLGGLQEVTYAVPADKCGLVIGKGGETIKNIKEQSRAHVELQRNPPPNTDPNVRIFSIRGTPQQLEKARQLIDERIGAPGLGGNGSFGLNPYNQGAATPPQHGPQTFMTGGWGTTFQIWQPPGQQDHSHNGSQTGQMDWEQYYKKLGQQSQQAQSAPPEYNKAWGQSSNPGSQQASNPDFNAWVDFYRQPMAYFNQGAQQTQAPGLHDH; this is translated from the exons ATGGTGGGATTCA TCattggaaaaggaggagagcaGATTTCAAGAATCCAGCTGGAATCCGGCTGTAAAATCCAGATAGCGTCAG ACAGTGGAGGTATGTTGGACAGGCCCTGCACGCTGACCGGCAGTCCCGAGAACATTGA gCAGGCCAAGAGGCTGCTAAGTGAAATTGTGGAGCAGTGTCGCTACGGTCCGGGCTTCCACTGCGAGATGGACGGCAACGGGGCCATCCAGCAGATGTTAATCCCCGCCAACAAAGTGGGCCTGGTGATCGGCAAGGGGGGAGAGaccatcaaacagctgcag GAGAGAACGGGAGTACAAATGATTATGATCCAGGATGACCCCATGCCCACTGGTGCAGACAAGCCCCTGAGAATAACTGGAGACCCCCACAAAGTACAG caagcACGTGAACTTGTGGTCAAGCTAATCAGGGATAAGGACCAAGGAGATTTTCGGGTTGGCAGGGCCGACTTTGGATCCAAAATGGGTGGAAGCAGTCTGGAT GTGGTGGTGCCCAGATTTGCAGTCGGCATCATCATTGGCAGGAACGGCGAGATGATCAAGAAGATTCAGACCGACGCCGGGGTCAGGATCCAGTTCAAACAAG ATGATGGAGTCAGCCCAGACCGTGTTGCCCAGGTGATGGGCCAGCCTGACCACTGCCACCACGCCGTGCATCTCATCAATGAGCTGGTTCAAACTGCCCAG GAGCGAGATGGCTTTGGGGGGGTGATGGGACGCCGTAGCCGAAGTGACTGTAACATGGGCAGCGGTCTCGGAGGGCTACAGGAAGTGACGTATGCCGTACCCGCCGATAAGTGCGGCCTGGTGATtggcaaag GCGGCGAAACCATCAAGAATATCAAAGAGCAGTCCCGCGCCCACGTTGAGCTGCAAAGAAACCCGCCGCCCAACACTGACCCCAACGTGCGCATCTTTTCCATCCGAGGCACCCCGCAGCAGCTGGAAAAGGCTCGGCAGCTGATCGACGAGAGAATTGGG GCTCCCGGGCTGGGAGGAAACGGCAGCTTCGGCTTGAATCCCTACAACCAAGGAGCCGCCACTCCTCCTCAGCA CGGCCCTCAAACGTTCATGACTGGAGGATGGGGGACAACTTTCCAGATCTGGCAGCCTCCTGGCCAACAGGACCATA GTCACAATGGATCCCAGACGGGCCAGATGGACTGGGAGCAGTATTACAAAAAGCTTG GTCAGCAAAGCCAGCAAGCTCAGAGCGCCCCTCCCGAATACAACAAAGCCTGGG GACAAAGTTCGAATCCTGGCTCTCAGCAGGCTTCCAATCCAGACTTCAACGCCTGGGTGGACTTCTACAGGCAGCCCATGGCCTACTTCAACCAGGGCGCCCAGCAGACTCAAGCGCCGGGCCTTCAT GATCACTAG